The following nucleotide sequence is from Rhodothermales bacterium.
TGCTCGGCAGCTACGGCGCGGAAGACCCCGTTGAAGCGCTCGCCGTACGCACCGCCCATGTTCGTCGGCACCATCATGCCGGCGAGGACGATGCGGACATCCGGGTTGGCAGCACGGGCGCGAGCGATGATGGCTTCGAGGTTCTCGCGCATCGCCTCGACGGGGAGGCCGCGCAGCCCGTCGTTCGCGCCGAGCGCGAGCACGAGCACGTCGATGTCCTGCCGGCTCGCGAGCCATTCGAGGCGGCGGAGGCCGCCAGCGGAGGTGTCGCCGCTGAGGCCCGCGTTGACGGTGCGGACGTTCCACCCGAGCGCCTCGACCTTCGCTGCGATGAGTGCGGGGTAGGCTTGGTCTTCGCCGCCGGCGAGCCCGTAGCCCGCCGTGAGTGAGTCGCCGAGGTAGACAATCGTGAGGGCGTCGTCAGAGGACGGGGTCGATTCCGGGGCCGCCGTGGCGGCGGGGGCCTCAGCGGGAGCCGGGTCGGGCGAAGACGAGCAGCCGGGAAGCAGGGCGAAGAGGAGCATGAAAGCGATGAGGGGACGGATCATGGCGCAGCGGGATATCGAATAGGGGGCAGCAAACCGCGAGCGTGGGGGGCAGTTCCGCCCCAGCCACGCCGTGCGAGGCCAGAAGCGTCGCACGAAAACGCACGCGGAATGAACACCCGTCGAAGGCCGGTCCCTGTTGCAACAGAGGTCCGCGACGGTCGTACCAGCGGTCCCTCTCGACCAGCCTGCGCGTCCGTGTCCCTCGCCCTCTCCGCCCGCCGCCTCACCAAGACCTTCGAGAGCGGCGCCCGCCGCCTCACCGTCCTCGACGACGTCTCGTTCGACCTCGAAGACGGCGCGACCTGCGCCATCGTCGGGCCGAGCGGGAGCGGGAAGACGACGCTCCTCGGCCTGTGCGCCGGGCTCGACCAGCCCTCGTCCGGCTCCGTCGTGCTCTGCGGCGAGGCGCTCGACGACCTCGACGAGGACGCCCGCGCGCGGACGCGAGGCCGCTCCGTCGGCTTCATCTTCCAGCAGTTCCGCCTCATCCCGACGCTGACGGCG
It contains:
- a CDS encoding arylesterase; the protein is MIRPLIAFMLLFALLPGCSSSPDPAPAEAPAATAAPESTPSSDDALTIVYLGDSLTAGYGLAGGEDQAYPALIAAKVEALGWNVRTVNAGLSGDTSAGGLRRLEWLASRQDIDVLVLALGANDGLRGLPVEAMRENLEAIIARARAANPDVRIVLAGMMVPTNMGGAYGERFNGVFRAVAAEQDVALIPFLLDGVGGVRALNQPDGVHPTAEGQRIMAETVWATLRPVLEVARAERS